In the Aromatoleum bremense genome, one interval contains:
- a CDS encoding TetR/AcrR family transcriptional regulator yields the protein MTQSPTVSEHSAAQPSPVEAEILRLSRDEPALGQAAVAERLRQAGLPISPSGVRYIWQKHGLETAVKRLRALAGSSGEGLAALTDTQRGLLERGALTARLVRGASSREAGDAVDQPIDRRQVILNAAAELFAEQGYDRSSIRDIARKVGLLPGSVYHYFSSKDELYLAVHGEGFRRLTAAVTAAIGETSDPWERLMRACEVHVGGIATGSPVDRVTGHNLAMIRHHGLFAKIRPVREAYENIYRELIDALPLAPGTDRTLLRLLLLSGMNWVYIWYREGRRSPKEIADAMVDMLRHGVERAP from the coding sequence ATGACTCAGTCCCCGACCGTTTCCGAACACAGCGCCGCGCAGCCTTCCCCGGTCGAAGCCGAGATCCTGCGGCTGTCGCGCGATGAGCCGGCGCTCGGCCAGGCCGCGGTCGCCGAGCGGCTGCGCCAGGCCGGGCTGCCGATCTCGCCGTCCGGTGTGCGCTATATCTGGCAGAAGCACGGCCTCGAGACTGCGGTCAAGCGTCTGCGGGCGCTTGCCGGCAGTTCGGGCGAAGGGCTCGCGGCGCTGACCGACACGCAGCGCGGGCTGCTCGAACGCGGCGCGCTCACCGCACGGCTCGTCCGCGGTGCCTCGTCCCGGGAAGCGGGAGATGCGGTCGACCAACCGATCGACCGCCGCCAGGTGATCCTCAATGCGGCCGCCGAGCTGTTCGCGGAGCAGGGCTACGACCGCAGCTCGATCCGCGACATCGCGCGCAAAGTCGGGCTCCTGCCCGGCTCGGTCTATCACTATTTTTCATCGAAGGATGAGCTCTATCTGGCGGTGCACGGCGAAGGCTTCCGGCGCCTGACGGCAGCGGTGACGGCGGCGATCGGCGAAACCAGCGATCCGTGGGAACGCCTCATGCGGGCCTGCGAAGTCCATGTCGGCGGCATCGCGACCGGCTCTCCGGTCGACCGCGTCACCGGTCACAACCTCGCGATGATCCGCCACCACGGGTTGTTCGCGAAAATCCGCCCGGTGCGCGAAGCCTACGAAAATATCTACCGCGAACTCATCGACGCGCTGCCGCTCGCGCCCGGCACCGACCGGACGCTGCTGCGCCTGCTGCTGCTCAGCGGCATGAACTGGGTGTACATCTGGTATCGCGAAGGCCGGCGCTCGCCGAAGGAGATCGCCGACGCGATGGTGGACATGCTGCGCCACGGCGTCGAGCGAGCGCCATAG
- a CDS encoding GntR family transcriptional regulator, translating into MVPSLKPVERPLALGEQVYHKLRSHLRNGMIVAGQPLQEVQLAEQLGVSRTPVREALRRLSSEGLLVSDGRSFVVPALTLDDVNDIYEIRFLVETAAIRRIAAFTQSPAMRRSIDDALAAAVRAHEANDADAFREANISFRAAWLALVPNPRLVRIVEQYADHMQRIRTLTLGDAQIRTIVLRGLNRITAALAVGDGDTAAAAMLEHLGEAKRSFIAAVGLADEDPQHR; encoded by the coding sequence ATGGTTCCGTCACTCAAACCTGTCGAACGCCCCCTCGCACTCGGCGAGCAGGTGTATCACAAACTGCGTTCGCACCTGCGCAACGGCATGATCGTCGCCGGCCAGCCGCTGCAGGAAGTCCAGCTCGCCGAGCAGCTCGGCGTGTCACGCACACCGGTGCGCGAAGCGCTGCGGCGCCTGTCGAGCGAAGGCCTGCTGGTTTCCGACGGGCGCAGTTTCGTCGTCCCGGCGCTGACCCTCGACGACGTCAACGACATCTACGAGATCCGTTTCCTCGTCGAAACGGCGGCGATCCGCCGCATCGCCGCCTTCACGCAATCACCGGCGATGCGCCGCTCGATCGATGATGCACTCGCCGCGGCGGTGCGCGCGCACGAGGCGAACGACGCCGATGCCTTCCGCGAAGCCAACATCAGCTTTCGCGCCGCGTGGCTCGCGCTGGTGCCCAATCCGCGCCTCGTGCGGATCGTCGAACAGTACGCCGACCACATGCAGCGCATCCGCACGCTGACGCTCGGCGATGCGCAGATCCGCACGATCGTGCTGCGCGGGCTGAACCGCATCACCGCGGCGCTCGCCGTCGGCGATGGCGACACGGCGGCGGCGGCGATGCTCGAACATCTCGGCGAAGCCAAGCGCTCGTTCATCGCCGCGGTCGGCCTCGCCGACGAAGACCCGCAGCACCGGTAA
- a CDS encoding thiolase family protein, which translates to MSYKAEIPYGAYWSTPFARWQGSFANLHSVRFAAHVAREELGRRAIDPALFDYGVLGFSVPQQHAFYGLPWLTGMIGATRAGGPTMMQACATGVRTLLAAAQEIESDMASVALAINCDRTSNGPHLYYPNPRGPGGTGSAEDWVMDNFGCDPLGGHSMLATAENVASKHSVSTAQQHELVLRREQQYGDALRDDSAFLRRFMTLPFAVPSADFRKTAATLDGDEGTSRSTADGLAKLRPVIDGGSVTFGAQTHPADGNAAIVVTTPDKARELSADPKIAVRLHGFGLARTELAYMPEAMIPAARRALDQAGRSIADLAAIKTHNPFAVNDIVFARETGADLARMNNYGCSLVWGHPQAPMGTRAIIELIEELALRGGGFGLFTGCAAGDTAMAVVIEVCDA; encoded by the coding sequence ATGAGCTACAAGGCCGAAATTCCGTACGGCGCGTACTGGAGCACGCCGTTCGCGCGCTGGCAGGGCAGCTTCGCGAATCTCCACAGCGTGCGCTTCGCGGCGCACGTCGCGCGCGAGGAGCTGGGCCGGCGCGCGATCGACCCCGCGCTGTTCGACTACGGCGTGCTCGGCTTCTCGGTGCCGCAACAGCATGCGTTCTACGGCCTGCCGTGGCTCACCGGCATGATTGGCGCGACCCGCGCCGGCGGCCCGACAATGATGCAGGCCTGCGCGACCGGGGTACGCACGCTGCTCGCGGCGGCGCAGGAAATCGAGTCGGACATGGCGAGCGTCGCGCTGGCGATCAACTGCGACCGCACGTCGAACGGGCCGCACCTCTATTACCCGAATCCGCGCGGGCCCGGCGGCACCGGGAGCGCCGAAGACTGGGTCATGGACAACTTCGGCTGCGACCCGCTCGGCGGCCATTCGATGCTCGCCACTGCCGAGAACGTCGCGTCCAAACATAGCGTATCGACCGCGCAGCAGCACGAACTGGTGTTGCGGCGGGAACAACAGTACGGCGACGCGCTGCGCGACGATTCGGCGTTCCTCAGGCGCTTCATGACGCTGCCTTTCGCGGTGCCGAGCGCGGACTTCCGCAAGACGGCAGCGACGCTCGACGGCGACGAAGGGACTTCCCGGTCGACGGCCGACGGGCTCGCGAAGCTGCGGCCCGTCATCGACGGCGGCAGCGTGACGTTCGGCGCGCAGACGCACCCCGCCGACGGCAACGCCGCGATCGTCGTCACGACGCCGGACAAGGCGCGCGAACTGTCGGCGGACCCGAAGATCGCGGTCCGCCTGCACGGCTTCGGCCTCGCCCGGACGGAACTTGCGTACATGCCCGAAGCGATGATCCCGGCCGCGCGCCGCGCGCTCGACCAGGCCGGACGCAGCATCGCCGACCTCGCCGCGATCAAGACCCACAACCCGTTCGCGGTGAACGACATCGTCTTCGCCCGCGAGACCGGCGCCGACCTCGCGAGGATGAACAACTACGGCTGTTCGCTCGTCTGGGGGCATCCGCAGGCGCCGATGGGCACGCGCGCGATCATCGAGCTGATCGAGGAGCTCGCGCTGCGCGGCGGCGGCTTCGGCCTCTTCACCGGCTGTGCGGCCGGCGACACGGCGATGGCGGTGGTGATCGAAGTATGTGACGCATAG
- a CDS encoding acyl-CoA synthetase: MELSEWIDRHAGLVPGKTAIRFPERDLSYAHLAELVERLASALNASGVSHRSCVAYLGYNSPEMLAALFACARLGALFMPLNWRLAGPEHRQLLADCPPSVLLVEPRFVAQIDAFRDALAGVTLVAFDAPPQGWISYEALLERSGDAVPRDPEVGPQTPLLICYTSGTTGKPKGALLSQGALAWNAANSIDLHELTADDRILTTLPLFHVGGLNNQTTPALYAGCTVVLHPKFDADATFDAIEQERITLTVLVPAQLEMMIARPRWETADLSSLRMITTGSTIVPERLIREVHRRGVPLVQIYGSTETCPIAAYVKAADAQRKAGSAGRAAPHCSLRVVGDDGRDVKPGATGEILVRGPNVMSAYWNDPQASAAVLADGWFRTGDMGHQDSDGYLWVDGRKKEMIISGGENIYPAEIENLLGESPDIAEVAVVGRPDERWGEVVVAVVVPLEGRTLDAGHVLQLLEGRIARYKLPKEVVFLDELPRTALGKVRKDDVRRLVARKTFMEQT, encoded by the coding sequence ATGGAGCTGTCCGAATGGATAGACCGCCACGCCGGGCTCGTGCCCGGCAAGACGGCAATCCGGTTCCCGGAGCGCGACCTGTCGTACGCGCACCTGGCGGAGCTGGTCGAGCGGCTCGCGTCGGCGCTCAACGCGTCCGGCGTGAGTCATCGCAGCTGCGTCGCGTATCTCGGCTACAACAGCCCAGAGATGCTCGCGGCGCTGTTCGCCTGTGCGCGGCTCGGCGCGCTGTTCATGCCGCTGAACTGGCGCCTGGCGGGGCCGGAGCACCGGCAGCTGCTCGCGGACTGTCCGCCGTCGGTGCTGCTCGTCGAGCCGCGCTTCGTCGCGCAGATCGACGCGTTCCGCGACGCGCTGGCGGGCGTGACGCTGGTCGCGTTCGACGCGCCGCCGCAAGGCTGGATCTCGTACGAGGCGCTGCTCGAGCGCAGCGGTGACGCGGTACCGCGCGACCCGGAAGTCGGGCCGCAGACGCCGCTGCTGATCTGCTACACGTCGGGCACGACCGGCAAGCCCAAGGGGGCGCTGCTGTCGCAGGGCGCGCTGGCGTGGAACGCCGCGAACAGCATCGACCTGCACGAGCTGACCGCCGACGACCGCATCCTGACGACGCTGCCGCTGTTCCACGTCGGCGGGCTCAACAACCAGACGACCCCGGCCCTCTACGCCGGCTGTACCGTGGTGCTGCATCCGAAGTTCGACGCCGACGCGACTTTCGACGCGATCGAGCAGGAACGCATCACGCTGACCGTGCTCGTGCCGGCGCAGCTCGAAATGATGATCGCCCGGCCGCGCTGGGAGACTGCCGACCTGTCGAGCCTGCGCATGATCACGACCGGCTCGACGATCGTCCCTGAGCGCTTGATCCGCGAAGTGCATCGGCGCGGCGTGCCGCTCGTGCAGATCTACGGCTCGACCGAGACCTGCCCGATCGCCGCGTACGTCAAGGCCGCAGACGCGCAACGCAAGGCCGGTTCGGCCGGTCGCGCAGCGCCGCACTGCAGCCTGCGCGTCGTCGGCGATGACGGTCGCGACGTGAAGCCGGGCGCGACCGGCGAAATCCTCGTGCGCGGCCCGAACGTCATGAGCGCTTACTGGAACGACCCGCAGGCGAGCGCCGCGGTGCTGGCCGACGGCTGGTTCCGCACCGGCGACATGGGCCACCAGGACAGCGACGGCTACCTCTGGGTCGACGGGCGCAAGAAGGAAATGATCATCTCCGGCGGCGAGAACATCTATCCCGCGGAGATCGAGAACCTGCTCGGCGAGTCGCCCGACATCGCCGAGGTGGCGGTCGTCGGCCGGCCCGACGAGCGCTGGGGCGAAGTCGTCGTCGCCGTCGTCGTGCCGCTCGAAGGCCGCACGCTCGACGCGGGGCACGTGCTGCAGCTGCTGGAAGGCCGCATCGCCCGCTACAAGCTGCCGAAAGAGGTGGTGTTCCTCGATGAACTGCCGCGCACCGCGCTCGGCAAGGTCAGGAAGGATGACGTGCGCCGGCTGGTCGCACGAAAAACGTTCATGGAGCAGACCTGA
- a CDS encoding hydantoinase/oxoprolinase family protein, with the protein MTLKIGIDVGGTFTDFVVTRDGAEPAIFKSLSTPADPSIAVVNGLADIAASMDPPLSLEAFAPLIDTIVHGTTVTTNATLTGNGAKCGLLTTEGVRDALEMRRGVREEQYNNRYTNVKPLVPRYLRAGIPGRLDRDGKEATALDLDAVAQAIELFRREGVEAVSICFMNSFANPAHEQAAAELVRRELPDAYLSVSTDLLPSIRFYERVSTTALNSYVGPKLNHYLDQLVGRLKGIGFDGLLLIMQSNGGVISPQLAREKAALTLLSGPAGGPGAGLFYVRTHGQNRCIITDMGGTSFEASVAVDTPMIKNDGEIARHKIALPMLDIHTIGAGGGSIGWLDEGGLLRMGPQSAGADPGPACYGKGGKLPATTDANVVLGYLDPEFFAGGKMKLDVEAARAAIDEHIATPMGLTVEEAAAGMYRVACNNMAQGVREVTIKRGFDPREFPFIPAGGAGPIHSCLICDELEIPLQIVPRESSVLCAFGMLMSELKHDFVRTFVSRLDALDWPKLAQIIGEMASGGARQLTEERIPDARRRFDVKLDCRYIKQYHEVSFVVPGNLIDAHDSAGIARAFHAEHNRLYGYSLEQEGTPVEVINVRVQAIGVTDKPVAREELWAGDDAAHALKGRRAVYIPETKAFRDVPVYDGHRMGHGNRIEGPAMIEQETTAIFVSASYDCVVDALGSFALFRKGREDLVKSCIKDKKEALA; encoded by the coding sequence ATGACATTGAAGATCGGAATCGACGTCGGCGGCACCTTCACCGATTTCGTCGTCACGCGCGACGGAGCCGAGCCGGCGATATTCAAGTCGCTGTCGACGCCGGCCGACCCGTCGATCGCGGTCGTGAATGGGCTCGCCGACATCGCCGCGAGCATGGACCCGCCGCTGTCGCTCGAAGCCTTCGCACCGCTGATCGACACGATCGTCCACGGCACGACGGTGACGACGAACGCGACGCTCACCGGCAACGGCGCGAAATGCGGCCTCTTGACGACCGAAGGCGTGCGCGACGCGCTCGAGATGCGCCGCGGCGTGCGCGAGGAGCAATACAACAACCGCTACACGAACGTGAAGCCGCTCGTGCCGCGTTATCTGCGCGCCGGCATCCCGGGGCGGCTCGACCGCGACGGCAAGGAGGCGACGGCGCTCGACCTCGATGCAGTCGCGCAGGCGATCGAACTGTTCCGCCGCGAAGGCGTCGAGGCGGTGTCGATCTGTTTCATGAACTCGTTCGCGAACCCGGCGCACGAACAGGCCGCGGCCGAGCTCGTGCGCCGCGAGCTGCCCGACGCGTACCTGTCGGTGTCCACCGACTTGCTACCGTCGATCCGCTTCTACGAGCGCGTCAGCACGACGGCGCTCAATTCCTACGTCGGCCCGAAGCTCAACCACTACCTCGACCAGCTCGTCGGCCGGCTGAAGGGCATCGGCTTCGACGGCCTGCTCTTGATCATGCAGTCGAACGGCGGCGTGATCTCGCCGCAGCTCGCACGCGAAAAAGCGGCGCTGACGCTGCTGTCGGGGCCGGCCGGCGGACCCGGCGCGGGCCTCTTCTATGTCCGCACGCACGGCCAGAACCGCTGCATCATCACCGACATGGGCGGCACGAGCTTCGAGGCGTCGGTCGCGGTCGATACGCCGATGATCAAGAACGACGGCGAGATCGCGCGCCATAAAATCGCGCTGCCGATGCTCGACATCCACACCATCGGCGCCGGCGGCGGCTCGATCGGCTGGCTCGACGAAGGCGGCCTGCTGCGCATGGGGCCGCAGAGCGCCGGCGCCGATCCGGGACCGGCATGCTACGGCAAGGGCGGAAAACTCCCGGCGACGACCGATGCGAACGTCGTGCTCGGCTACCTCGACCCGGAGTTCTTCGCCGGCGGAAAAATGAAGCTCGACGTCGAGGCCGCGCGCGCCGCGATCGATGAGCACATCGCGACGCCGATGGGGCTCACGGTCGAGGAAGCGGCGGCCGGCATGTACCGCGTCGCGTGCAACAACATGGCGCAGGGCGTGCGCGAAGTGACGATCAAGCGCGGCTTCGACCCGCGCGAGTTCCCGTTCATCCCGGCGGGTGGCGCCGGCCCGATCCACTCGTGCCTGATCTGCGACGAACTCGAGATCCCGCTACAGATCGTGCCGCGCGAGTCCTCCGTGCTGTGCGCGTTCGGCATGCTGATGAGCGAGCTGAAGCACGACTTCGTGCGCACCTTCGTGTCGCGCCTCGACGCGCTCGACTGGCCGAAGCTCGCGCAGATCATCGGCGAGATGGCGTCCGGGGGCGCGCGCCAGCTGACCGAGGAGCGCATCCCGGACGCGCGGCGCCGCTTCGACGTCAAGCTCGACTGCCGCTACATCAAGCAGTACCACGAGGTGTCGTTCGTCGTGCCGGGGAATCTCATCGACGCGCACGACAGCGCGGGCATCGCGCGCGCGTTCCACGCCGAGCACAACCGGCTGTACGGCTACTCGCTCGAGCAGGAGGGGACGCCGGTCGAAGTCATCAACGTGCGCGTGCAGGCGATCGGCGTCACCGACAAGCCGGTCGCGCGCGAGGAACTGTGGGCGGGCGACGACGCGGCGCACGCCCTCAAGGGCCGGCGCGCCGTCTATATCCCCGAGACGAAGGCGTTCCGCGACGTGCCGGTCTATGACGGCCACCGCATGGGCCACGGCAACCGCATCGAGGGCCCCGCGATGATCGAGCAGGAAACCACCGCGATCTTCGTCAGTGCGTCGTACGACTGCGTGGTGGACGCGCTCGGCTCGTTCGCGCTGTTCAGGAAAGGCCGCGAGGACCTCGTGAAATCGTGCATCAAGGACAAGAAGGAGGCCCTGGCATGA
- a CDS encoding hydantoinase B/oxoprolinase family protein, with the protein MSAVTIDPILLSVYARTFRSITDEMSISMEQTTRSPILCEAKDYVTGLYDGDGNMLEQTENLPILAFSLAPVCKYIKEYFGDEIYPGDVIFHNDVFSLGNQNNDVAVFKPVFFEGRLVAWTAVKGHQADIGGNVAGGYNPNAVEVWQEALRIPPVKVVEKGKLRKDVWNLIFANVRLDIVQHDMKAEMGACTVGERRLLELLGKYGVPSYEAHKEALFDATRKMMEAEIAKIPNGSYSGEGKVFYDGRHVGSEFTIRVDIEVKDKAIRFDYSRTDPQTNGFVNGTFTSSASATILTLLQMVNPDIPHNEGMVQPIEIVIPEGTILNAAYPKATTFGNHLCPPNADAIQRALAPVMPDRVTAGWNNLLASLTTGIDPRNGEKYVDIGFMGLKGGSGAMLGTDGYDHIGMIDASGGVLDQDYEMFEQQTPHRLIRHELLTDSAGAGEWRGGLGVETIFEIGSDDTQLVTFGDGDFEPAFGLFGGGSGGLNFIRLHYPDGTTVVPKNKDLITGVPRGTVYHQVASGGGGYGDPQRRSRKLLAEEIRNGVISAEAARELYGFEPEASVS; encoded by the coding sequence ATGAGCGCCGTGACTATCGATCCGATCCTGCTCTCCGTCTATGCGCGGACGTTCCGCTCGATCACCGACGAGATGAGCATCTCGATGGAGCAGACCACCCGCTCGCCGATCCTGTGCGAGGCGAAGGACTACGTCACCGGGCTGTACGACGGCGACGGCAACATGCTCGAGCAGACCGAGAACCTGCCGATCCTCGCGTTCTCGTTGGCACCCGTGTGCAAGTACATCAAGGAATACTTCGGCGACGAGATCTACCCCGGCGACGTGATCTTCCATAACGACGTGTTCAGCCTCGGCAACCAGAACAACGACGTCGCGGTGTTCAAGCCGGTGTTCTTCGAAGGCCGGCTGGTCGCCTGGACCGCGGTCAAGGGCCACCAGGCCGACATCGGCGGCAACGTCGCGGGCGGCTACAACCCGAACGCAGTCGAAGTGTGGCAGGAGGCGCTGCGCATCCCACCGGTCAAGGTCGTCGAGAAGGGCAAGCTGCGCAAGGACGTGTGGAACCTGATCTTCGCCAACGTGCGGCTCGACATCGTGCAGCACGACATGAAGGCCGAGATGGGCGCCTGCACGGTCGGCGAGCGGCGGCTGCTCGAGCTCCTCGGCAAATACGGCGTGCCGAGCTACGAGGCGCACAAAGAGGCGCTGTTCGACGCGACGCGCAAGATGATGGAAGCCGAGATCGCGAAGATCCCGAACGGCAGCTACTCGGGCGAAGGCAAGGTGTTCTACGACGGCCGCCACGTCGGCTCCGAATTCACGATCCGCGTCGACATCGAGGTCAAGGACAAGGCCATCCGCTTCGACTATTCGCGCACCGACCCGCAGACCAACGGCTTCGTCAATGGCACCTTCACGTCGAGCGCGTCGGCGACGATCCTGACGCTGCTGCAGATGGTGAACCCGGACATCCCGCACAACGAAGGCATGGTGCAGCCGATCGAGATCGTGATCCCGGAAGGCACGATCCTGAACGCCGCGTACCCGAAAGCGACGACGTTCGGCAACCACCTGTGCCCACCGAACGCCGACGCGATCCAGCGCGCGCTGGCCCCGGTCATGCCGGACCGCGTCACTGCCGGCTGGAACAACCTCCTCGCGAGCCTCACGACCGGCATCGACCCGCGCAACGGCGAGAAATACGTCGATATCGGCTTCATGGGCCTCAAGGGCGGTTCCGGCGCGATGCTCGGCACCGACGGCTACGATCACATCGGCATGATCGACGCGTCCGGCGGCGTGCTCGACCAGGACTACGAGATGTTCGAGCAGCAGACGCCGCACCGCCTGATCCGCCACGAGCTCTTGACCGATTCGGCCGGCGCGGGCGAGTGGCGCGGCGGGCTCGGCGTCGAGACGATCTTCGAGATCGGCTCCGACGACACGCAGCTCGTGACGTTCGGCGACGGCGACTTCGAGCCGGCGTTCGGTCTCTTCGGCGGCGGCAGCGGCGGGCTGAACTTCATCCGCCTGCACTACCCGGACGGCACGACCGTCGTGCCGAAGAACAAGGATCTCATCACCGGCGTGCCGCGCGGCACCGTCTACCACCAGGTCGCGAGCGGCGGCGGCGGCTACGGCGACCCGCAGCGGCGCAGCCGCAAGCTGCTCGCCGAGGAGATCCGCAACGGCGTGATCTCGGCAGAGGCGGCGCGCGAGCTGTACGGCTTCGAACCCGAGGCAAGCGTGTCATGA
- a CDS encoding acyl-CoA dehydrogenase family protein, with protein sequence MNFDLTDEQRAIQDTFARFCDERIAPQAAALDEAHAFPRALFRELAELGFFGMRYPESVGGSGLALSEFCLALTEVARGSMSLAGAVAMQSLMGTKFLHALGNADIVERLFKPALAGNKIGAICMTEPNAGSDLESIATTATRVDGGYLINGQKTWITSAPVADFFTVFARAGDEKKLTIFLVEKDFPGITVGREIHKMGVWALPTSEVAFDGCFVPDSHRLSKEEGDGEGHLKKTLAEIRIITGAMALGVARAALFAAVRYAGERRQFGKPINRFQAIQLKLADMATGLEAATTLVHRAAWLCDMKRPHHKEAAMAKLFATETAASICDDAARVLASYGYAMEYPVQRYLRDVRFTLIGGGTSEILKLVIAKELSS encoded by the coding sequence ATGAACTTCGACCTCACCGACGAACAACGCGCGATCCAGGACACGTTCGCGCGCTTTTGCGACGAGCGCATCGCGCCGCAGGCCGCCGCGCTCGACGAGGCGCACGCGTTCCCGCGGGCGCTCTTTCGCGAGCTCGCCGAGCTCGGCTTCTTCGGCATGCGCTATCCCGAGTCCGTCGGCGGTTCGGGGCTCGCGCTGTCCGAGTTCTGCCTCGCGCTGACGGAAGTCGCGCGCGGCTCGATGTCGCTCGCCGGCGCGGTCGCGATGCAGTCGCTGATGGGGACGAAGTTCCTGCACGCGCTGGGCAACGCGGACATCGTCGAGCGTCTCTTCAAGCCGGCGCTCGCCGGCAACAAGATCGGCGCGATCTGCATGACCGAGCCGAACGCCGGCTCCGACCTGGAGTCGATCGCGACGACCGCGACCCGGGTCGATGGCGGCTATCTCATCAACGGCCAGAAGACGTGGATCACGTCCGCGCCGGTCGCGGACTTCTTCACTGTGTTCGCGCGCGCCGGGGACGAGAAAAAACTGACGATCTTCCTCGTCGAGAAGGACTTCCCCGGCATCACCGTCGGGCGCGAGATCCACAAGATGGGCGTGTGGGCGCTGCCGACGTCCGAAGTCGCGTTCGACGGCTGCTTCGTGCCGGACAGCCACCGCCTGTCGAAAGAGGAAGGCGACGGCGAAGGACATTTGAAGAAGACGCTCGCCGAGATCCGCATCATCACCGGCGCGATGGCGCTCGGCGTCGCGCGCGCGGCGCTCTTTGCTGCGGTGCGCTACGCCGGCGAGCGCCGCCAGTTCGGCAAGCCGATCAACCGCTTCCAGGCGATCCAGCTCAAGCTCGCCGACATGGCGACCGGGCTCGAAGCGGCGACCACCCTCGTCCACCGCGCCGCGTGGCTGTGTGACATGAAGCGCCCGCATCACAAGGAAGCCGCGATGGCGAAGCTGTTCGCGACCGAGACGGCCGCAAGCATCTGCGACGACGCGGCGCGCGTGCTGGCGTCGTACGGCTACGCGATGGAATACCCGGTGCAGCGGTATCTGCGCGACGTGCGCTTCACGCTGATCGGCGGCGGCACCAGTGAAATCCTGAAACTCGTCATTGCGAAGGAACTCAGCTCATGA
- a CDS encoding cobalamin B12-binding domain-containing protein, with protein sequence MNDTGQRRIRVLLAKPGLDGHDQGAKIVARAMMDAGFEVIYTGLRQTPEQVGRISLEEDVDVIALSSMAGSHLPFCRKLKPLLEENGLQDKLWLIGGNLPAQDHDALRELGFKGIFPTGSKLDAIVAYIRENVREHVA encoded by the coding sequence ATGAACGATACCGGACAGCGCAGGATCAGGGTCCTGCTGGCGAAGCCCGGCCTCGACGGCCACGACCAGGGCGCGAAGATCGTCGCCCGCGCGATGATGGACGCGGGCTTCGAAGTGATCTACACGGGCCTGCGGCAGACGCCCGAGCAGGTCGGGCGAATCTCGCTCGAGGAGGACGTCGACGTCATCGCGCTCTCCAGTATGGCGGGCTCGCACCTGCCGTTCTGCCGCAAGTTGAAACCGCTGCTCGAAGAGAACGGCCTGCAGGACAAGCTGTGGCTGATCGGCGGCAACCTGCCGGCGCAGGACCACGACGCGCTGCGCGAGCTCGGCTTCAAGGGCATTTTCCCGACCGGCTCGAAGCTCGACGCGATCGTCGCTTATATCCGTGAGAACGTCCGGGAGCACGTCGCATGA